Proteins from a genomic interval of Streptomyces fodineus:
- a CDS encoding winged helix-turn-helix transcriptional regulator, whose protein sequence is MSVSEWKGDGEAMCPQRLVLEHVTSRWGVLVLIQLLDRPYRFSELRRAIGRVSEKMLTQTLQTLERDGLVHRDAKPVIPPRVDYSLTGLGREAAEQVRGLAQWTARRMDDVLSARRAYDEARDIQSRAS, encoded by the coding sequence ATGTCGGTAAGTGAGTGGAAGGGCGACGGCGAGGCCATGTGCCCCCAGCGCCTGGTCCTGGAGCATGTCACCAGCCGTTGGGGGGTGCTGGTGCTGATCCAGCTCCTCGACCGTCCGTACCGCTTCAGCGAACTGCGCCGCGCGATCGGCCGCGTCAGCGAGAAGATGCTCACGCAGACCCTCCAGACGCTGGAGCGCGACGGTCTCGTCCACCGGGACGCCAAGCCCGTCATCCCGCCGCGCGTCGACTACTCGTTGACCGGGCTGGGCCGCGAGGCGGCCGAGCAGGTGCGGGGGCTGGCGCAGTGGACCGCACGGCGCATGGACGACGTGCTCAGCGCCCGGCGGGCATACGACGAGGCCCGGGATATCCAGTCCCGGGCCTCGTAG
- a CDS encoding SDR family oxidoreductase, translating to MSIVVTGATGHLGRHVVEQLLEKVPAERITAVVRDEQKAADFAARGVGLAVADYNAPETFDGLFAAGDRVLLISGNEFDKGRVQQHKVVIDAAKAAGVALLAYTSAPGDLTAALADDHRATEEVLLASGLPYTLLRNGWYHENYTENLAPVLEHDAVVAAAGEGRVSSAARADYAAAAVAVLTGEGHENTTYELGGDEAWSFAEYAAELSRQTGRKITYNAVGVEALTGILTSAGLPGPLAGILAGVDASIEKGELVISSGDLSRLIGRPTTPLAEAVTAALKG from the coding sequence ATGAGCATCGTCGTCACCGGAGCCACCGGACACCTCGGCCGGCACGTAGTGGAGCAGCTGCTGGAGAAGGTTCCGGCGGAGCGGATCACCGCCGTCGTGCGCGACGAGCAGAAGGCCGCCGACTTCGCGGCCCGCGGGGTCGGGCTTGCCGTCGCCGACTACAACGCGCCCGAGACCTTCGACGGCCTGTTCGCCGCCGGTGACAGGGTCCTGCTGATCTCCGGCAACGAGTTCGACAAGGGCCGGGTGCAGCAGCACAAGGTCGTCATCGACGCCGCGAAGGCGGCCGGCGTGGCGCTGCTCGCGTACACCAGCGCCCCGGGCGACCTCACGGCCGCACTGGCGGACGACCACCGGGCGACGGAGGAGGTGCTGCTCGCCTCCGGCCTGCCGTACACCCTGCTGCGCAACGGCTGGTACCACGAGAACTACACCGAGAACCTGGCCCCGGTGCTGGAGCACGACGCGGTCGTGGCGGCCGCCGGCGAGGGCCGCGTTTCCTCGGCCGCCCGCGCCGACTACGCCGCCGCCGCGGTCGCGGTGCTGACCGGTGAGGGCCACGAGAACACGACGTACGAACTGGGCGGCGACGAGGCGTGGAGCTTCGCCGAGTACGCGGCCGAGCTGAGCCGCCAGACCGGCCGGAAGATCACCTACAACGCGGTCGGGGTCGAGGCCCTCACCGGCATCCTGACCAGCGCGGGGCTGCCCGGCCCGCTGGCCGGGATCCTGGCGGGCGTGGACGCCTCGATCGAGAAGGGCGAACTGGTGATCTCCTCCGGGGACCTGTCCCGCCTGATCGGCCGTCCGACGACGCCGCTGGCGGAGGCGGTCACCGCCGCGCTCAAGGGCTGA
- the rarD gene encoding EamA family transporter RarD gives MAGESKGEHRIGLLNGFAAYGMWGLVPLFWPLLKPAGAVEILAHRMVWSLVVVAVALLFVRRWAWAGELLRQPRRLGLVAVAAAVITVNWGVYIWAVNSGHVVESSLGYFINPLVTIAMGVLLLKERLRPVQWAAVATGFAAVIVLTVGYGRPPWISLVLAFSFATYGLVKKKVGLGGFESLAAETAIQFLPALGYLLWLVAHGDASFLNDGSGHAALLASTGVVTALPLVCFGAAAIRVPLSTLGLLQYLAPVFQFLLGVLYFHEAMPAERWAGFALVWLALVLLTGDALRSARRARGSLVVARAERAESAAVEA, from the coding sequence GTGGCCGGGGAGTCCAAGGGTGAGCACCGGATAGGCCTGCTGAACGGCTTCGCCGCATACGGCATGTGGGGGCTGGTGCCCCTGTTCTGGCCCCTGCTGAAGCCCGCCGGGGCGGTGGAGATCCTCGCCCACCGCATGGTGTGGTCCCTCGTCGTCGTCGCCGTCGCCCTGCTCTTCGTACGGCGCTGGGCCTGGGCCGGAGAGTTGCTGCGCCAGCCGCGCCGGCTCGGGCTCGTCGCGGTGGCCGCCGCCGTCATCACCGTGAACTGGGGCGTCTACATCTGGGCCGTGAACTCCGGCCATGTGGTCGAGTCCTCCCTCGGGTACTTCATCAACCCGCTGGTGACCATCGCGATGGGCGTGCTGCTGCTGAAGGAGCGCCTGCGGCCCGTGCAGTGGGCGGCGGTCGCGACCGGTTTCGCCGCCGTCATCGTGCTGACCGTCGGCTACGGCCGACCGCCGTGGATCTCGCTCGTCCTCGCCTTCTCCTTCGCCACCTACGGCCTGGTCAAGAAGAAGGTCGGCCTCGGCGGCTTCGAGTCGCTGGCCGCCGAGACCGCGATCCAGTTCCTGCCCGCCCTCGGCTATCTGCTGTGGCTCGTCGCGCACGGCGACGCGAGCTTCCTGAACGACGGCTCCGGGCACGCCGCCCTCCTCGCCTCCACCGGTGTCGTCACCGCGCTGCCGCTGGTCTGCTTCGGCGCGGCGGCGATCCGGGTGCCGCTGTCCACGCTGGGCCTGCTGCAGTACCTGGCGCCCGTCTTCCAGTTCCTGCTCGGCGTCCTGTACTTCCACGAGGCCATGCCGGCCGAGCGCTGGGCCGGCTTCGCCCTGGTCTGGCTGGCGCTGGTGCTGCTCACGGGCGACGCGCTGCGCTCGGCGAGGCGGGCGCGGGGATCGCTGGTGGTGGCGCGCGCCGAACGGGCCGAGTCCGCGGCGGTGGAGGCCTGA
- a CDS encoding VOC family protein translates to MSTRTPAPLHWKLVIDAADPHAQADFWAAALHYTAEDNSALIERLLSLGALPGAATVEYHGRPAFRDLVAVRHPDDPYDPETGTGLGRRLLFQRVPEPKTGKNRLHLDLHPGEGLRADEVTRLQALGARVLNEVKQPSGEWVVMADPEGNEFCVH, encoded by the coding sequence ATGTCGACACGGACGCCCGCCCCGCTGCACTGGAAGCTCGTCATCGACGCGGCCGACCCGCACGCCCAGGCCGACTTCTGGGCCGCCGCGCTGCACTACACGGCCGAGGACAACAGCGCCCTGATCGAACGGCTGCTGTCCCTCGGCGCGCTGCCCGGCGCGGCCACGGTCGAGTACCACGGCAGGCCCGCCTTCCGTGACCTGGTCGCCGTACGCCACCCCGACGACCCGTACGACCCGGAGACCGGCACGGGGCTCGGGCGGCGGCTGCTGTTCCAGCGCGTGCCGGAGCCGAAGACCGGGAAGAACCGGCTCCACCTCGACCTGCACCCCGGCGAGGGCCTGCGCGCGGACGAGGTGACACGGCTTCAGGCGCTGGGCGCACGCGTCCTGAACGAGGTGAAACAGCCCTCGGGCGAGTGGGTGGTGATGGCGGACCCGGAGGGCAACGAGTTCTGCGTGCACTGA
- a CDS encoding flavodoxin family protein — MSRRFLFVLGSARAEGNTELLARAAAEQLPGDVEQHWIRLAEHPLPDFVDLRHDSEHIRPPADSATGLLLDATLAATDIVIASPLYWYSVSGLTKRYLDHWSGWLRTPGVDFKATLAGRTLWGIAALAHDETSVADPYAGTLNNSAAYMGMRFGGVLFGNGTAPGDVLKDTDALARAKSFFTQEAPLARFPYQSA, encoded by the coding sequence ATGAGCCGTCGTTTCCTCTTCGTCCTGGGCAGCGCTCGCGCCGAGGGCAACACCGAGCTGCTGGCCCGCGCGGCGGCCGAGCAACTGCCCGGTGACGTCGAACAGCACTGGATCCGCCTGGCCGAGCACCCGCTGCCCGACTTCGTGGACCTGCGGCACGACAGCGAGCACATACGGCCGCCGGCCGACAGCGCCACCGGTCTGCTGCTGGACGCCACGCTCGCGGCCACCGACATCGTGATCGCCTCGCCGCTGTACTGGTACTCGGTGTCCGGCCTCACCAAGCGCTACCTGGACCACTGGTCGGGCTGGCTGCGCACCCCCGGCGTCGACTTCAAGGCGACCCTGGCCGGCCGTACGCTCTGGGGCATCGCCGCGCTGGCGCACGACGAGACCTCTGTCGCCGACCCTTATGCCGGCACGCTCAACAACTCCGCCGCCTACATGGGGATGCGCTTCGGCGGGGTGCTGTTCGGCAACGGCACCGCGCCCGGTGACGTACTGAAGGACACCGACGCGCTGGCGCGCGCGAAGTCGTTCTTCACCCAGGAGGCGCCCCTCGCCCGCTTCCCGTACCAGAGCGCCTGA
- a CDS encoding ABC transporter permease, with product MSRAETVPGSALRRPSPLWTFGLLRSELVTTVRRWRTLALLGVLAAVPVLVGIAVKIQTRGGGTADHSGQGPAFITQITNNGLFLVFTSLAATLPFFLPMAVGVVAGDAIAGEAGAGTLRYLLVAPAGRTRLLLTKYTTVMAFCVLATLVVAVSALAVGALLFPLGDLTTISGTRISFAEGLGRALLIALVVAVSLVGVAALGLFVSTLTNSGIAAMATTVGLLITVQILDQIPQLHALQPYFFSHYWLSFADLMRDPVYWDDLVKNLGLQALYAAVFGSAAWARFTAKDISA from the coding sequence ATGTCGCGGGCTGAGACGGTCCCGGGATCGGCCCTGCGCCGGCCGAGCCCCCTGTGGACGTTCGGGCTGCTGCGCAGCGAACTGGTCACGACCGTCCGCCGCTGGCGCACGCTCGCCCTGCTCGGGGTGCTGGCCGCGGTGCCGGTGCTGGTCGGGATCGCGGTGAAGATCCAGACGCGGGGCGGCGGGACGGCGGACCACAGCGGCCAGGGCCCGGCGTTCATCACACAGATCACCAACAACGGCCTGTTCCTGGTGTTCACCTCGCTGGCCGCGACTCTGCCGTTCTTCCTGCCGATGGCCGTCGGAGTCGTCGCGGGCGACGCGATAGCGGGCGAGGCGGGCGCGGGCACCCTGCGCTATCTGCTGGTCGCGCCGGCCGGCCGCACCAGGCTGCTGCTCACCAAGTACACGACGGTGATGGCCTTCTGCGTGCTCGCCACCCTGGTCGTGGCCGTCTCGGCGCTGGCCGTGGGCGCGCTGCTCTTCCCGCTGGGCGACCTCACGACCATATCCGGCACCCGGATCAGCTTCGCCGAAGGTCTCGGCCGGGCTCTGCTGATCGCCCTGGTGGTCGCCGTCTCACTGGTCGGCGTGGCGGCCCTCGGCCTGTTCGTGTCGACCCTCACCAACAGCGGCATCGCGGCGATGGCGACCACCGTCGGCCTGCTCATCACCGTCCAGATCCTGGACCAGATACCCCAGTTGCACGCGCTCCAGCCGTACTTCTTCTCGCACTACTGGCTGTCCTTCGCCGACCTGATGCGCGACCCCGTCTACTGGGACGACCTGGTGAAGAACCTCGGCCTCCAGGCGCTGTACGCGGCCGTGTTCGGCTCGGCGGCCTGGGCGCGGTTCACGGCGAAGGACATCAGCGCATAG
- a CDS encoding ABC transporter ATP-binding protein encodes MDGPSATERDVGATGEAGDAERRAQGGAEASVIVTRALTKRYRGGQLAVDGLDLTVPAGSVFGFLGPNGSGKTTTIRMLMGLIEPTAGTARVLGRPMPRAARAVLPQVGALIEGPALYGFLSGRDNLLRYDAADPTADPRTRRVRVAAALDRVGLTAAAGKKARAYSLGMKQRLGLAAALLQPRRLLVLDEPTNGLDPQGMREIRALIRELAADGTTVFLSSHLLDEIEQVCTHAAVMARGRLVTQGAVADLAAGARGRLAVTTPDPAEAARVLKEQGVGDVTADGDRVTGEPPARDLAEVNAALVAAGVRVRGFTLERASLEDAFVALTGEGFDVAG; translated from the coding sequence ATGGACGGACCGTCCGCCACGGAGCGGGACGTGGGGGCCACGGGGGAGGCCGGGGATGCTGAGCGGCGTGCCCAGGGCGGGGCGGAGGCGAGTGTCATCGTCACCCGTGCTCTCACCAAGCGCTACCGCGGCGGACAGCTCGCCGTCGACGGCCTCGACCTGACCGTCCCGGCGGGCAGCGTCTTCGGCTTCCTCGGTCCGAACGGCTCGGGCAAGACCACAACCATCCGCATGCTGATGGGCCTGATCGAGCCGACGGCGGGCACCGCCCGCGTGCTGGGCCGCCCGATGCCCCGGGCGGCCCGTGCCGTCCTGCCGCAGGTCGGCGCGCTCATCGAGGGCCCGGCCCTGTACGGCTTCCTCTCCGGCCGGGACAACCTGCTGCGCTACGACGCCGCCGACCCGACCGCCGACCCCCGCACCCGGCGTGTCCGCGTAGCCGCCGCACTGGACCGGGTGGGCCTCACGGCGGCAGCGGGCAAGAAGGCGAGGGCTTACTCGCTCGGGATGAAACAGCGCCTGGGCCTGGCCGCCGCGCTGCTCCAGCCGCGCCGGTTGCTCGTCCTGGACGAGCCCACCAACGGCCTCGACCCGCAGGGCATGCGCGAGATCCGCGCCCTGATCCGGGAACTGGCCGCCGACGGCACGACCGTCTTCCTCTCCTCCCACCTCCTCGACGAGATCGAGCAGGTCTGCACCCACGCGGCGGTCATGGCGCGGGGCCGGCTCGTCACCCAGGGCGCGGTGGCCGACCTGGCCGCCGGGGCGCGCGGCCGGCTGGCGGTGACCACCCCGGATCCGGCCGAGGCGGCCCGGGTGCTGAAGGAACAGGGCGTCGGGGACGTCACCGCCGACGGCGACCGGGTCACCGGTGAACCGCCCGCGCGGGACCTCGCCGAGGTGAACGCGGCCCTGGTCGCGGCGGGGGTCCGGGTCCGCGGCTTCACACTCGAACGGGCCTCGCTGGAGGACGCGTTCGTGGCACTGACGGGGGAGGGCTTCGATGTCGCGGGCTGA
- a CDS encoding LolA family protein, protein MAPYESDDAVDAARDENPHAGRRKAARYAVPVAVVGVAAATIGLVPALAASGDPDLPKITAQQLIEKIAKSDVQQVSGTVRISTDLGLPNLGGLENSLASGAAKGSGDGSSADPKAKLTSLVSGTHTLRVAADGPEKQKLSLLESGSEYSLIHNGKDVWGYDSRSNEVQHGTSADSGKDHRAEPPATPKDFADQALKSVDDTTSVTVDGTEQVAGRDAYKLLIKPRQSGTTVGAISIAVDAKTGMPLKFTLTPKSGGAAVLDAGFTQVSFAKPAASTFDFTPPKGAKVTQEKQDSTAREHAPKAGEGFLQGHDGGTVLGKGWTSVATFDTGAKGGLPTGGSKAGDLGGFLGSIGDKVSGKFGKGTVFSTRLVNALITDDGKVYAGAVTKDALVKAANTGK, encoded by the coding sequence ATGGCACCGTACGAATCCGACGACGCAGTGGACGCCGCGCGGGACGAGAACCCGCACGCCGGACGCCGCAAGGCCGCGCGCTACGCGGTCCCGGTCGCGGTGGTGGGGGTGGCGGCGGCCACGATCGGGCTGGTCCCGGCGCTCGCCGCATCCGGTGACCCCGACCTGCCCAAGATCACTGCACAGCAGCTCATCGAGAAGATCGCCAAGTCGGACGTCCAGCAGGTGTCCGGCACCGTGCGGATCAGCACCGACCTCGGCCTGCCCAACCTCGGCGGCCTGGAGAACAGCCTGGCCTCCGGCGCCGCCAAGGGCTCCGGTGACGGCTCTTCGGCCGACCCGAAGGCCAAACTCACCTCGCTGGTCTCCGGCACGCACACGCTGCGCGTCGCCGCCGACGGCCCCGAGAAGCAGAAGCTGTCGCTGCTGGAGAGCGGCTCCGAGTACAGCCTCATCCACAACGGCAAGGACGTGTGGGGCTACGACAGCAGGAGCAACGAGGTCCAGCACGGCACCTCGGCCGACTCCGGCAAGGACCACCGGGCCGAACCCCCGGCCACGCCGAAGGACTTCGCCGACCAGGCGCTGAAGTCGGTGGACGACACCACGTCCGTCACCGTCGACGGCACCGAGCAGGTGGCCGGCCGCGACGCCTACAAGCTGCTGATCAAGCCCCGGCAGTCCGGCACCACGGTCGGCGCGATCAGCATCGCCGTCGACGCGAAGACGGGCATGCCGCTGAAGTTCACGCTGACCCCGAAGAGCGGCGGCGCCGCCGTCCTCGACGCGGGCTTCACCCAGGTCTCCTTCGCCAAGCCGGCCGCCTCCACCTTCGACTTCACCCCGCCCAAGGGCGCGAAGGTGACGCAGGAGAAGCAGGACTCCACGGCGCGGGAGCACGCTCCCAAGGCCGGCGAGGGCTTCCTCCAGGGCCACGACGGAGGCACCGTCCTCGGCAAGGGCTGGACGTCCGTCGCCACCTTCGACACCGGCGCCAAGGGCGGCCTGCCCACCGGCGGCTCCAAGGCCGGCGACCTCGGCGGCTTCCTCGGCTCGATCGGCGACAAGGTCTCCGGCAAGTTCGGCAAGGGCACGGTCTTCTCCACCCGCCTGGTCAACGCCCTGATCACCGACGACGGCAAGGTCTACGCCGGCGCGGTGACCAAGGACGCCCTGGTGAAGGCGGCGAACACGGGGAAGTGA
- a CDS encoding polyprenyl synthetase family protein has product MTVVGPFGLSVRDQALEADVQVGLAAVEEGLLEATKSEVPFITEAAQHLVRAGGKRFRPLLVMLAARFGDPYAPGIVPSAVVVELTHLATLYHDDVMDEAAVRRGVDSANTRWGNSVAVLTGDFLFARASQILADLGPEAVRVQALAFERLVTGQILETAGPSDGRDPVEHYLDVLGGKTGSLVAVSCRFGAMMSGADETVVDVLTQYGERLGVAFQLADDVLDIASDSHESGKTPGTDLREGIPTLPVLRLRERAARLGLPEDIALCELLDSDLSDDARHAEALTALRAHPALEQARRDTVRYAEEARAALAPLPECDAKAALMELCDAVVHRAG; this is encoded by the coding sequence GTGACCGTCGTCGGGCCGTTCGGGCTGAGCGTGCGGGACCAGGCTCTGGAAGCCGATGTCCAGGTCGGATTGGCGGCTGTCGAGGAAGGCTTGCTCGAGGCCACCAAGAGCGAGGTCCCGTTCATCACGGAGGCCGCGCAGCACCTCGTACGGGCCGGCGGGAAGCGGTTCCGGCCGCTGCTCGTGATGCTCGCGGCCCGGTTCGGTGACCCCTACGCGCCGGGCATCGTGCCCTCGGCCGTGGTAGTGGAGCTGACCCACCTGGCCACGCTGTACCACGACGACGTCATGGACGAGGCCGCGGTACGGCGCGGCGTGGACAGCGCCAACACCCGCTGGGGCAACTCCGTCGCGGTCCTCACCGGCGACTTCCTCTTCGCCCGCGCCTCCCAGATCCTCGCCGACCTCGGCCCCGAGGCGGTCCGGGTGCAGGCCCTCGCGTTCGAGCGGCTGGTCACGGGCCAGATCCTGGAGACCGCCGGTCCCTCGGACGGGCGCGACCCGGTCGAGCACTACCTGGACGTGCTCGGCGGCAAGACGGGCTCGCTGGTGGCGGTGTCGTGCCGGTTCGGCGCGATGATGTCCGGCGCCGACGAGACGGTCGTCGACGTGCTCACCCAGTACGGCGAGCGGCTCGGGGTCGCCTTCCAGCTCGCCGACGACGTCCTGGACATCGCCTCCGACTCGCACGAGTCCGGCAAAACCCCGGGCACCGACCTGCGCGAGGGCATCCCGACGCTGCCCGTGCTCCGGCTGCGCGAGCGGGCCGCCCGGCTGGGGCTGCCCGAGGACATCGCCCTGTGCGAGCTGCTCGACTCCGACCTCAGCGACGACGCCCGGCACGCCGAGGCACTGACCGCGCTGCGCGCCCACCCCGCGCTGGAGCAGGCCCGCCGGGACACGGTCCGGTACGCGGAGGAGGCCCGCGCCGCGCTGGCACCGCTGCCGGAATGCGACGCCAAGGCCGCGCTGATGGAGCTGTGCGACGCGGTGGTGCACCGCGCGGGCTGA
- a CDS encoding transglycosylase SLT domain-containing protein produces the protein MSAAAQPRRTRTNRLLRTLAVAGTGAAVLALPLMGATSASAATGTTTTKASTTLAGYPNNLDGWIRKSLAIMAKKGIPGTYNGIYRNIIRESSGNPLAINNWDSNAAAGTPSKGLLQVIDPTFNAYHVSGTAFSPYDPVANITAACNYAAARYGSIDNVYSAY, from the coding sequence ATGTCTGCTGCCGCTCAGCCCCGCCGTACCCGGACCAACCGCCTCCTGCGCACCCTCGCGGTCGCCGGCACCGGTGCCGCCGTCCTCGCCCTGCCGCTCATGGGTGCCACCAGCGCCTCCGCGGCCACCGGCACGACCACCACGAAGGCCTCCACCACCCTCGCCGGGTACCCGAACAACCTCGACGGCTGGATCCGCAAGTCGCTCGCGATCATGGCCAAGAAGGGCATCCCGGGCACCTACAACGGCATTTACCGCAACATCATCCGGGAGTCCTCGGGCAACCCGCTGGCCATCAACAACTGGGACTCCAACGCCGCCGCGGGCACCCCGTCCAAGGGCCTGCTCCAGGTGATCGACCCGACCTTCAACGCCTACCACGTGTCCGGCACCGCGTTCAGCCCCTACGACCCGGTCGCCAACATCACCGCGGCCTGCAACTACGCCGCCGCGCGTTACGGGTCGATCGACAACGTCTACAGCGCGTACTGA
- a CDS encoding Cof-type HAD-IIB family hydrolase produces the protein MAASPVYALIATDLDGTLLRGDDTVSERSLAALARVARAGARHLVVTGRPAPRVRPLLALLGCPGLAVCGQGAQVYDAASGRLLWSVRLDRELAETALGKIEAEVGQVYAAVDQDGVDGLTLIEPGYRMPHPTLPAVRVGRRDDLWCEPISKVLLRHAALSDDELADIARAVVGSLATVTMSGPGTVELQPSGVTKATGLALAAERLGIAAEEALAFGDMPNDIPMFDWAGHGVAMANAHSELKAVADEITLSNEDDGIAVVLERLFPTD, from the coding sequence ATGGCAGCCTCCCCCGTGTATGCACTGATCGCCACCGACCTGGACGGAACGCTGCTGCGCGGCGACGACACCGTCTCCGAGCGGTCGCTCGCCGCGCTCGCGCGGGTGGCGCGGGCCGGTGCCCGTCACCTGGTGGTGACGGGCCGTCCGGCCCCGCGGGTACGGCCTCTCCTCGCGCTCCTCGGCTGCCCGGGGCTCGCGGTGTGCGGACAGGGCGCACAGGTCTACGACGCCGCGTCCGGCCGCCTGTTGTGGTCGGTCCGGCTGGACCGGGAGCTGGCCGAGACCGCGCTCGGCAAGATCGAGGCCGAGGTGGGGCAGGTCTACGCGGCGGTCGACCAGGACGGCGTCGACGGGCTCACGCTCATCGAGCCCGGCTATCGGATGCCGCACCCCACCCTGCCCGCGGTGCGGGTCGGCCGGCGTGACGACCTGTGGTGCGAGCCGATCAGCAAGGTGCTGCTGCGCCATGCGGCCCTGTCCGACGACGAGTTGGCGGACATCGCGCGCGCGGTGGTGGGCTCGCTGGCCACGGTCACCATGTCGGGGCCGGGGACGGTGGAGCTCCAGCCGTCCGGGGTGACCAAGGCGACCGGTCTCGCGCTGGCCGCCGAGCGGCTCGGGATCGCGGCGGAGGAGGCCCTGGCGTTCGGCGACATGCCCAACGACATCCCGATGTTCGACTGGGCCGGACACGGGGTCGCCATGGCCAACGCGCACTCCGAACTCAAGGCGGTGGCGGATGAGATCACCCTGTCGAACGAGGACGACGGCATCGCCGTCGTCCTCGAAAGACTGTTCCCGACCGACTGA
- a CDS encoding FAD-dependent oxidoreductase, which translates to MTRPVAVIGAGPFGLSTAAHLRARGIPVRVFGDPMVSWRDHMPEGMLLKSTPVASNFDCPQPGHTLADYCDAAGIRRLVADEDIIPVQTFIGYGEWFQQKLVPELERVRVVSVDRDKSGGFELKLDSGEMFTARAVVVATGLSGLAYLPADLAGAAADGPAPTGPVSHSSQHHDLSRFAGKELIVIGAGQSALETAALAAEAGARVRVVARGRGRVAFGAPPWDQPRLRPESPFGNAWSLWALSYYPHPYRYLPEATRHFLVRRVLGPLGAWWLRERFESAVQVQDVERVVAAEAPDGSPVLTVRTHGGQAERLTADHVIAATGYRVDIAAMDFLGHELRTRLAVSRGTPKLGPGFVSSVPGLYFTGLPAASSYGPVMRFVCGTEFASPRLAKHLAAAHG; encoded by the coding sequence CCGTCCGCGTCTTCGGCGACCCCATGGTCAGCTGGCGCGACCACATGCCCGAGGGCATGCTCCTGAAGTCCACGCCCGTCGCCTCGAACTTCGACTGCCCGCAGCCCGGCCACACCCTCGCCGACTACTGCGATGCGGCCGGGATCCGCCGCCTGGTGGCCGACGAGGACATCATCCCGGTGCAGACGTTCATCGGCTATGGCGAGTGGTTCCAGCAGAAGCTGGTGCCCGAGCTGGAGCGGGTGCGGGTGGTCTCCGTCGACCGCGACAAGAGCGGCGGCTTCGAACTGAAACTGGACTCGGGGGAGATGTTCACCGCGCGCGCGGTCGTCGTCGCCACCGGTCTGTCGGGCCTCGCGTACCTCCCGGCGGACCTCGCGGGAGCCGCGGCCGACGGACCGGCGCCCACGGGCCCGGTCTCGCACAGCTCCCAGCATCACGACCTGAGCCGTTTCGCCGGCAAGGAACTGATCGTGATCGGCGCCGGCCAGTCCGCGCTGGAGACGGCGGCGCTCGCGGCGGAAGCGGGGGCACGCGTGCGTGTGGTCGCGCGGGGCCGCGGCCGGGTCGCCTTCGGCGCACCACCGTGGGACCAGCCGAGGCTGCGCCCCGAGTCCCCGTTCGGCAACGCCTGGTCCCTGTGGGCGCTCAGCTACTACCCGCACCCCTACCGCTACCTGCCGGAGGCCACCCGTCACTTCCTGGTACGCCGCGTCCTCGGCCCGCTCGGTGCCTGGTGGCTGCGCGAGCGTTTCGAGAGCGCCGTGCAGGTGCAGGACGTGGAGCGGGTCGTGGCCGCCGAGGCGCCGGACGGCAGCCCCGTCCTCACCGTCCGCACCCACGGCGGGCAGGCCGAGCGGCTCACCGCCGACCACGTCATCGCCGCCACCGGCTACCGCGTCGACATAGCGGCGATGGACTTCCTCGGCCATGAACTGCGCACCCGGCTCGCGGTGAGCCGTGGCACGCCGAAGCTCGGCCCCGGCTTCGTCTCGTCCGTCCCCGGCCTGTACTTCACCGGTCTGCCGGCGGCGTCGTCGTACGGCCCGGTGATGCGCTTCGTCTGCGGTACGGAGTTCGCCTCCCCGCGCCTTGCCAAACACCTGGCGGCGGCCCACGGCTGA